The Bacillaceae bacterium IKA-2 DNA window CTTAACAGAAGAAGGTGTGCTTGTTACGCTTGTTGATGAAGAAAATAGAATTTATGCCCTCAAGAATTCTACCAGATTCCATTCCAGCCTTCGTGCTATCAATTTATTTGCGGTTTTTCCGTCCATTGTAAATCAGAATAATACAACTAATCAACATAAGAAGTCGTTCAAAAAGGAAAAGTAGTTAACTGATGAAAACTTAATTGAAATTTAGTGTAATGTAGTGGATAATTGCATAAGAGTTTGATCAGACTCGATAAGCTTTAAATAATTTTTTTATGGATTAAAATTAAGTGTTTTACTAGAATGAATTTCATAATACCAAAAACTAGCCACATTAAGCTACATATAGTTGAAGTTTTTTTATTCAACTGTATGCAGTGTCCTTGTGGCGCAGAATCTGCATTATGAAATTCATTCACTAAAGAAATTTATTATGAGGAAGGTAGTTTATGTCTGAAGAAAATATCACTAGAATACATTTAAATGGTAAGGAAATTATCCTTATTGGAACAGCTCACGTCTCAAAGCAAAGTGCTGAGCAAGTAAAGGAAGTTATCGAAAGAGAAAAACCAGATGCTGTTTGCGTTGAGTTGGATGAGCAAAGATATAAATCAATAACCGATGGCAATAAATGGAAAGAAATGGATATTTTTAAAGTTATTAAAGAAAAGAAAGCTACATTGCTGTTAATGAATCTTTTAATATCATCTTTTCAGAAACGAATCGCTAAACAATTCGGGATAAAGCCGGGTCAGGAAATGATTCAAGGAATTGAATCGGCGAAAGAGGTCGGGGCAGACTTAGTATTAGCTGACAGAAATATCCAAATAACGTTTGCTCGTATTTGGCATGGTGTTGGGCTATGGGGAAAGGCGAAACTTCTTTTACAAATAATTTTTAGTATTTTTAATAATGAAAGTGTTTCAGAAGAAGAGCTAGAAAAATTAAAATCTAAAGATATGCTTAACGCGATGCTAGCTGATTTCACGGCATCTTTTCCAAGATTAAAAGTGCCTTTAATTGATGAACGGGATCAGTACTTGGCCCAGAAAATAAAAGAAGCACCAGGACAAAAGATTGTTGCGGTTTTAGGTGCTGCACATATTCCAGGTATTAAGGTAGAAATTAACAAAGAACAAGATTTAGCTGCATTAAATCAAATGCCGCCGAAATCAAACGTAACAAGTGTTATTGCATGGTTAATTCCACTACTAATCATTAGTATTATTGGCTATACGTTTTATGCGAATCCTAGTGCAGGCCTGCAGCAAACATTGAGCTGGATATTATGGAATGGCTCATTTTCAGCTCTTGGAACAGCGATTGCTTTAGGACACCCACTTGCAGTTGTTACGGCATTTGTGGTGGCGCCGTTAAGTTCGCTAAGTCCACTTATGGCAGCGGGCTGGTTTGCAGGGATCGTGCAGGCATATTTTCGTCGGCCAAGAGTAGAAGATTTTGAAAACCTCTCAGAGGCTGTATACACTGTTAAAGGTTTTTGGGGCAACAAAGTAACACGGATCCTACTTGTTGTGACGTTAGCAAATATCGGAAGTACATTAGGAACTGTCATTGGTGGAGCAGATGTTATTCGTTTATTTATCGAGAATTTATAGTTAGGCCTCGTAAAGAAAATAGACCATTGATCGATCAATTATTTTCTTTGGAAATACCTTAACTTTATTAATTTATGTAGCCGTTTGTCCCACTTAGGAGACAGGCGGCTTTTTTAAGACAAGAAATTATAACCGTTTCAACTTAGAAAGTTGTCTAGCTTCAAGCGCATCCTTGAGTTACTTCATAAATTGGTTTTGCGACGAGTAAGCGCAGGAGCAGCGCTTGCTTTTTTTTCAGTAGTAAGCAGGAATTTCTTCAGCTAAAAGCGAATATATAATGAATGGTTATTCATTCATATTATTGGAGGGGATATTTTGCTTTTTTTAAATCCGAGCAAGTTTGAAAGACGGTTAACAGACGAGAAAACAAATGAAATTTTCGAGAAGACAATTGCGTTTTTTGAAAAAAAAGGCCTTGAAAAAATTAAAGAAGATGATCGAGAGTCAAAATGGTACGCTGATTTTATTGAATTTTTGCAGGAAGAAGAAATCTTTGCCAACTTACTCATTCCGACAGGCTACGGTGATGAAAATTCTAGATTTGACCTATCACGTATTTGTGATTTTAGTGAACTAACAGCTTTTTACTCATTAGCCTATCAATATTGTTATCAAGTAAGTATTCTTGGACTTAGTCCAATTTGGATGGGAAATAATGAAGAGATTAAAAAGAAAACTGGTCAGCTCTTGAAGCAAGGAGGCATTTTTGCCTTTGGGATGTCCGAGAAACAGCACGGAGCGGACCTTTATTCTAACCGGATGAAGCTGCACTCAAAAGAAGATGGCACTTATCATGGAACTGGTTCAAAGTATTATATTGGGAATGCAAACGAAGCTGCACTCGTTTCTGTTTTTGGGCGCATCGCTGAAACGGATGAATTTGTTTTCTTTGTTGTTGATCCAAAGCATGATAATTATCATTTAGAAAAGAAAATTCATACATCGGGTGTCAGGCCGGCATATGTTGGTGAGTTTTCGATTGAGAATTATCCGATTAAGGATGCCGATATTTTATCTGAGGGACGTGCAGCGTGGGATTCATCATTGTCGACGGTAAATATCGGGAAATTTCAATTAGGTTTCGCTTCAGCAGGAATTTGTCAGCATGCTTTTTACGAAGCGCTAGATCATGCTAGTGAGCGTATTTTGTATGGTAATAAAGTAACTGATTTCAGTCATGTGAAGGATTTATTTACGGAGTCTTACGCGCGAATTATAGCGATGAAGCTCTATGCACGGCGGGCTGTTGATTATTTCCGTTCTTCATCTGAAGAGGATCGCCGTTATTTATTATTTAATCCAATTCAAAAAATGAAAGTAACGAAACAAGGAATGGAAGTTATTGATATGCTTCTTGATGTTGTTGCCGCTAAAGGCTTTGAGCAAGATACGTATATGGAATTGGCGATTCGTGATATTGGCATGATTCCGCGGCTTGAAGGCACGTCCCACGTTAATATGGCCTTAGTTATTAAATTTATGAAAAATTATTTTTTTGATAACAAAGTATATCCAGATATCCCAACACGTCGAGATGCTAAGGACGATTCAAACCTTTTCAGACAAACAACTGGTAAGTTAGCAATGGTTAAATTTCCCGATTACCGGTGTTGTTATAGCGGTGTAAAACATGCTAATGCATTGCTTTTCCAAGAACAAGTAGAGCTATACCGAGAAATGCTTATAAAAGCACCACCAACTGAGCTGCAGCAGAAAGATATAAACTTTATGCTTCACCTAGGAGAACTTTTTACGGTTGCTGTTTATGCCCAACTGGTTTTAGAAAACGCAAAATTGTATCAAGTAAACGACGACTTAGTCGATTCGATGTTTAAGTTTATGGTTCGTGACTTTGCTCAGTTTGCTTTGGCGCACTTGTCTAAATTTGAAAATACACCAGAACAGGTAGTGTATTTGGAAAAGATGTTAAAACGGCCGAAGCTTAACTCAATTTTAGAAGAAAGAATCTGGCAACACCAAATACTACCGCTGAAAAATAGCTATCGTGTCTGATGGGGCTGCGCAACAAATTTGCTAGTGAATTTAAAGAATAATCAATGAATCCGATTTACCCGGGTTCATTTTTTTGTTTGAAAAAAATGCCGAAATATGTCGAAAAATATGATAAAATAGAAAATATTTAAATATATATTAGGTGGTCACAAAATATGCTTACTTATAGACGAGCGACCGTGAAAGGTTTCAGGACGTCAGTCATCCTTTTCCTATTATTCATCTGGCTGATGGTAGTACCATTGATAATGTCTTCTTATTATCAATTGGTCGATTATTACGTACAAAATGCATTAACCACGTTAGATACAGGAAAACTAATATTAGCAGTATTAATACTAGTTTTAATATACACAGTCTCAGAAATGATGATTTTTTTAGCTGCAGTTACCCTAGGGCGGAAATTTTTTATTCTTTATGGGAAAGGAAAAGCTCTAGGTATTGTTCTAGTAACAATTATCTGTTCCTATTTGATTTTAACAATAAGATTCGACTATACGTTTGCATTAGCAACCCCTCTGGTGATTACTGTTATATATCTGGTTTCAGTCTATAAAATGAATCTATTTGAGGTCAAATTACGTTACCAGGCGATTATCTTGTTTCAATTAATACTTGCAATACATTGGTTAGAAGTGAACCCATTTCTTCAGCAATATGGCTTTGGGAAAAGTGAAACTGTCTACTCAATCATAGATGCAGCCTATAAGCTTCAAAGCGCTGATACTTTACAATTACTTAGTATCTTCATCACAACCTTATTTACGATTACGTTCTTTTTGTCGCTGATTTTAATTCATATTAATATTTTACGGAACAAAGAGTTAGCTTTAAGTAAAATACGTGAAGAAGAGCTCCAAAAAATGAAAATTAGCGCTATGGAATCAAGGTTTAATTATGAAATGCATAGTTTAGTTCACGACTTAAAAACACCGTTAACAACGATTAGCGGCTTAATATCATTACTTGAATTACAACTTCAAAAACATAAAATTGAGTTTAAGGCAAGCGAATATATAGATCGTATCGATGGTTCGATTAAACAATTAAATGAGATGATCTCTGAAATGTTATATGAAAGCGCCAGGTGGGAGATTTCACTTCAAGAGTTGGTTAATTATACGAGGGCTAATTTTATTGATCAGCTTAGCCAATCAGTAAATTTTACTAATCATAATCCAGATGCTTATGTATATGTAAATCGAATTGGTCTAGTCCGGGCGTTAATTAATCTAATTGAAAATGCAGTCGATGCAACTAAAAATCAGGATGATGGGGAAATTGATTTTGATATTCGCGTTACAAAGGCATATGCTAAAGGCAAGAAACAAGAAGGTGTACTAATAACGATCACGGATAACGGTGAAGGAATAAGTGAGATCGATAAGATCAAAATATGGGATGTTCGTTTTAGTACGAAAGGGTCAAGTGGGCTAGGGTTGCCATTTGTTAAAAAAGTTATCAATGATCATAACGGTTGGATTAAAATTGATAGTAATGATAGTAAGAAACATCAAACAACAAAATTTACTCTTTTCTTACCAAAGGGGAGTACCAAAAATGAACGCTAAGAAAATTTTAATTATTGATGACAATGAGGATATTCGTTACACATTACAAGAAATATGTACTTTTGCAGATTTTAGACCGATTGTTGCTAGTGATGGGAAAGAAGCAATTCAAAAATTTTTAGAACACAACCCTGACCTTATTTTGGTTGACTTCCATATGCCTGTCATGGACGGTTTAGTCACGGTACGAACGATTAGAGAAATGGATCAAAAAACACCAATCATCGTTTTAACAGTTGATGAACGTCAACAAATCGCTGATAAATTTTTAGATGCTGGAGCGAGTGATTTTGCTTTAAAGCCAATTAAGGCCCCAGACATTATTTCTCGAATAAATGTTCATTTGAAATTACTAGAACTAGAAATCGATCGAAATAATGCTGATAACGAGACCGAAGAGACTGGACGAACGGAGAGGTTGAAGGCCGGAGAGTCTATTGAAACACTATCAGAAATTTTAGATAAAGTTATTGCAAAAGGGATTTCTAAACAAACACTATTTGTCATTGCTGAATATGTATCAATTCAAAAAAAGCCTCAAACAATTGAACAAGTTAGTTTAAAAACTGGAATTTCTTATCCTACTGTACATCGTTATTTAAATCATTTAGTAGAAGAAAAAATGGTTAATACCCAAATAGATTATGGGGAAATCGGACGACCTAAAAATAATTATTCATGGAACAAGCCGTCGATAAATAACATGGACTAAAATAAGCAAAGCTACCCAAACCCCAAGTTTGGATGCTTTGCTTATTTTTTTTAAAAGAATGAAATTCATTTAAAAAGATAAGAATTAAAAAATTTTCGCTTCTGTTTAGGCAGAGGGGTTTTTAACTTTTTATTACAAATAGTGTGATAAATAAGATAAATAAGATAAAAACACCAGTAATTTGGCGGATGACGTTATTATTAGAATAATCTATTAATTTAGAAAATAGAAAAAGGGGGAATAAAAATTGAAAATAGTAAAATGGTTTGTGTTATTTATTTCGATAGCGCTAATATTAGGCGCTTGTTCAAGTAATTCAGACTCAAACTCAGACCCAGATTCATCAGGTGAGGTAACAGAGCATGGCGAATCGGTTCCAGAAGTAAGGATTTTTAGTTCATTACCTGAAGCAAACCAAGTAAACTATGAAGCTGCTAAAATGATTGAAACAGAATGGGAAGCACTAGGTGTTAGTGTCGATAACCGCCCAACTGAGTTCAATACTTTAGTTTCAATTATCTATGGCGATGATCATGACTATGACGCTTATACAATTGGGTGGGGAGGTCGTGTCGATAGAATTGACCCAGATATGTTCATTCATTCTATTTTCCACTCTTCCAATGCAGGTCCAGGGGGAAATAATACAACTGGATTTATGAATGATGAGTATGACGTATTAGCAGATGCCCAGCGAGAAGAAATGGATCCAGCGGCACGTCAATCGCTTGTTCATCAAGCGCAAGAAATATTAGCAGTAGAGGCACCGCTGCTTACATTATATTCACGATTACTTGTTCATGCTTATAATAATGAACGTTTTACGAATATGACGATTATGGCTGGAGAAGGTATGTATAATGAGTGGACTCCTGTCCGTGCAGAACCTTTAACAGATGATAAAATGTTGAGAATCGGAAGTCAATTTGATTTAGATACTGTAAATCCAGTCGGTGCAAACAGCACATATGAGTGGAGAAATATGCGCTTGATTTATGATAAGCTAGTACGCTTAAACCCAGAAATAGAAGTAGAACCAGCAGCGGCTGAAAGCTGGGATGTTGTTGATGACAATACAGTTGACGTTAAAATTCGTCCAGGAATGCTTTTCCATGACGGTGTACCAGTAACCGCGGAAGATGTGAAATTTACTTATGATTATTTTATTGATTGGGAAATTGCCTATTTCATGTCTTTCCTAGAAGTAATCGAATCGGTTGAATTAATGGACGAGGACACTGTTCGCTTTAATTTAAAACGACCATATGCACCTCTAATTAATGTAACATTTGCGCAAATTCCAATTATCCCTAAACATATTTGGGAAAATATTGTTGAAGAAGAAGGGTTAGCTCATCCGGATGAGTATTTAAACGAGGAAGCAATCGGAAGCGGCCCATTCAAGCTTGAACAATGGAGACGCGGTGAAGAATTACGTACTTCCACTAATCGTGATTTTTATGAAGATATTAAAATTGATGGTTTTATCTATCGTATCTATGCTCAACCAGAAGCGGTAATGACAGCTCTTGAAACTGGTGATATTGATATGAATGCGGAACAATTTATTCCGGCACATATTCAGCGTGCAGAAGAAGTTAGTCATTTAAATGTATTGGAAGCTGGAGATATCGGTTATCAATATTTGAGTTTTAACATGCGGAAACCTCCATTTGATGATTTTGCTTTCCGTCAAGCAATTGCTCATACAATTGATTATGATTTAATACTTGATGCTCATCTACAAGGATATGGGCTTGCTGGTGGGGCTGGATTAGTAATTAGTCCACAAAACGAATTTTGGTTTAATGCTAATGTAGACAGACCACAATTTGACCCTGAAAAAGCGCGTCAAATTCTTAGTGAAGCTGGATATACGTGGGATGATGAAGGTAAACTGCGTTTTCCATTACAATAATAGCTTTTATTTAGTTGAAAAAATATAGAAATGGGGGCCGGCCTAGGTCGGCCCTTTCTATTTATACTTGTTGACAGGTAAATGAATTTCATAATGTAGATTTTGCGCCACTTGGACACTACATCTAGTTGAACTAAAACATTTTCAACTAGATGTAGGATGATGTGGCTAATATATTGGTATTATGAAATTCACTCAGGTAAATGAAGTACTAACTATTTTATATAGAATGCACTTCAGAGAGAGGACGGTGAGTAGGTTGATTTCTTTCATTTTTAGAAGAACAATACAAATGCTCTTTACACTGGTTATTATTGCGACAATTATCTTCTTAATGTTTCGTTTAATGCCTGGTGATATGTCAGCTTCTATGGTTGATCCTTCAATTTCGGCAGAAGCGCGTCAACAAATTGTTGAACGCTATGGACTAGATCAAAGTTTATGGATTCAATATACGACCTTTATGAAAGGGATTGTTCAATTTGATTTTGGGAACTCATTTTATTATAAACAACCCGCGATAGATATTTTGTTGGATAAGTTACCTGCAACGCTAGTATTAATGTTTACGGCGATGATCTTCGCTTATGGGATTGGGATTTTTGGTGGTGCCTGGATGGCTTGGAATCGTGGTTCCAAACGTGAAACAACAGGAGTAGCGGTAGCGCTAATATTTCGCTCTGCTCCAACGTTTTGGGTAGGTATCATGGCCATTTACTTATTCTCGGTTGTATTAGGTTGGTTCCCAAGTTCGGGAATGCGCTCGGCTGGTTATATAGCAGATACAAATTTTCAAGTGTTTTTCTCATTAGATTTTTTAAAGCATTTAATTTTACCGACAATTGTGGCAGGGGTATTTTTCTTAGCAACGCCACTACTGATCATGCGTAATACGATGTTGGAAGTAATGGGAGAAGATTTTATTGAATTTGCTAGAGCGAAAGGATTACCAGAGCGAGTCATCTTATATCGACATGCCGCGCGTAATGCTTTATTACCTGTTGTTACGGCAGGAGCGTTATTTATCGGCTCGGCTATCGGTGGACAAGTCTTAATTGAATACGTATTTAGTTGGCCAGGATTAGGTCGCGAAATGGTCTTAGCTGCACAGCGTCATGACTATCCAGTAGCGCAAGCATCTTTTATAATTTTAGCAGCATTAATTATGTTTATGAATCTAGTTGCGGATCTATTTTATTCATACCTAGATCCAAGAATAACTTATAATTAAGGAGGGTACCTAAAATGAGTCAAATAGTAAACGAGCAGGAAAAAAAACCTACTCTAACTAAACGTCGACCAAAGATAAATAGCAAAGGGGCCCTCAGGTTATTTCTTGAAAATGTGCTTAGAGATAAGCTTGCTTTAACTGGTCTTATTATTTTGCTGACTTTTATTTTTATCGGTGTTTTTAGCGAACAAATTGCACCATATGATCCAGATGAAATGATTCGTGACGAACAAGGCGATCTGAAACGTTTGCAAAAACCATCTACGGAACATTTTTTTGGTACGACAAACGTTGGGCGTGATGTCTTTAGCCAAGTAGTAAAAGGTACACGAACAGCTCTTATCGTCGGGGGCCTAGCAGCATTTTTTGTAACATTTGTAGGAACAACGGTAGGAATAATCTCTGGTTATTTCGGTGGAAAGATCGATAATGTCCTGATGCGAATCGTTGATATATTTTATGCAATACCATTTATTCCTTTTGTAATCGTCCTTGTTGCACTGCTCGATCCAAGTTTGTGGAATGTTATTTTAGCAGTTTCGCTATTAACTTGGCGAACCGTTGCCAGGATTGTCCGTTCACAAGTATTATCTGTTGCAAAACGTCCGTTTATTAAAGCGGCTAAGGTTGCAGGCGCTAGTCATACTAGAATCATGTTAAAGTACATTTTACCAAATGTAGTTCCACTCGCACTTTTAGAAATGGCTTTCATGGTAAACTGGGCTATTACAGCTGAAGCAAGTGTCGCCTTCTTAGGATTTGGAGACCCTGATGCTACAAGCTGGGGACAAATTATTCATTATAACTTCCTTAGCGGGCATTCACGTGACGCTTGGTGGTGGGCGGTACCGCCTGGGTTAGCGATCGTATTGCTTCTCGTCTCAATTTTCTTTGTAGCACGAGCATTAGAGGAAGTTGTCAATCCAAGATTAAGGAGGAGATAACAGATGAATGTATTAGAAGTGAAAAATTTAGATATAGATTATCTAACATCAGAAGGTCCGTTAAGGGCTGTAAGTGATATCTCCTTTACACTAGAAGAGGGAGAACGATTAGGTCTTGTTGGTGAAAGTGGTTGTGGAAAAACAACGTTAGCAAAATGCATCATGAAATTATTACCTAGTAACGGTGTGATCTCAAGAGGTGAAATGATCTTTAAAGGTGAAGATTTAGTTAAAAAGACACCTGAGCAAATGCGTAAATTACGTTGGAAAGAAATTTCGATGATAGCTCAAAGTGCGATGAATGCTCTTAATCCTGTTTATCGTGTCGGCGATCAAATCGTTGAAGCCATTCAAGCTCATGTTTCGATGAGTAATGAAGATGCGATGAATCGTTCGGGGGAGCTATTTGAACTTGTCGGCCTAGATCGTAAAAGATTAAGAGATTACCCGCATCAAATGAGTGGCGGCATGAAGCAACGAGCGATTATCGCTATGGCGCTGTCCTTAAACCCATCGCTAATCATTGCTGATGAACCGACAACAGCATTAGACGTTGTTGTTCAAGACCGTATTTTAAATCAAATTATTCAAATTCAGCAAGACATTAATAGTTCAATGATCTTTATTACTCATGATATTTCGGTTGTTTCAGAAACCTGCAATACAATCATTGTCATGTATGGGGGGAAAATGGTCGAAAAAGCGAGCACACGTAATTTTTTCAGAAATCCACATCACCCTTATACGTTAGGATTGCAAAATGCGTTCCCTAGTATTCTCGATATTGGTGAGGAATTGGTATCTATACCTGGTTCTCCACCAAATTTGCTTAATGCTCAAGCAGGATGTCGTTTCAGCGAGCGTTGCCCATTTGTTACTGATCAGTGCATAAATGAAGATCCGAAATTAATAGAAGTGAGTGAAGATCATTTTGTTGCTTGCCATTATCCTGAGCAAGTCGAACACTTTCGTGAAGCTTCGAAAAAAGCTGAAACTTGGGAAAATGTCGCTGAGCGCCTAATAGCACAAGGAATGGAGGGAAGGACATGAATGAAACAACTCCATTAATTGAAGTGAAAAATTTAAAAAAGCATTTCCCGGTAGGCGGTGGGCTACGTGATATTTTTAATAGCAATAAAAAATCGGTAAAAGCGATTGATGATATCTCATTTGAAATCGGCAAAGGGGAAATCCTTGGACTTGCCGGTGAAAGTGGTTCTGGTAAAACAACTGTAGGTGAGATATTGGTTCGTTTGCAAGATGTCACGGATGGCTCGATTAAGTTTGCCGGAAAAGATTTTCTTCATATTGCTCGAAAAGAAGAAAAGCAGTTTCGAAAAGATGTTCAAATGATTTTTCAAGATCCCTATGAAACATTAAATCCAAGGTTTACAGTCCTAGAAACAGTCGCTGAGCCGTTGAAGATTAATGGCATGAAGAATAAAGCTGAAATTGAAGAAAAAGTATACCAAGCATTGGAAACTGCAGAATTGAGACCAGCTGAGGAGTATATGCAGCGTTACCCTCATGAACTAAGTGGTGGTCAACGACAACGTGTATCGATTGCCCGGGGAATTGTTATTGACCCTAAGTTTCTTGTTGCTGATGAACCAGTATCGATGCTAGATGTATCAATTCGCGCTGGCGTTTTAAATTTATTGCGTCGTTTACGTAAAGATATGGGCTTAAGCATGCTTTATATATCGCATGACTTGTCGACAATTAAATATTTATGTGACCGAATTGCGGTTATGTATTTGGGGAAAATTGTTGAAATTGGTCCGGTCGATGAAGTTATTCATCATCCGCAGCACCCATATACAAAAGCATTATTGTCGGCAGTGCCGGTTCCAGATCCAGATTACGATCGTAAACGAATCGATATTGATGAGCAAGTGGCCGATCAAATTAATTTACCTCCAGGCTGTCGCTTTGAGCCAAGATGTCCATATGCGACCGAGGAATGTAAAACTTGCGATCACACATTAATCGAAAGAAGACCAGGACAAATGAGTGGTTGTATTTATAAAGAGGAAGAATTAGTGTTAAAAAGTGAACGTGTGAAAGGTGTCTGACACCACTCGTGGACAAAAGAGTAATTTGTCCACGAGTGGCGGACGTATACGAATTAAAAAAGGTAGACTCAAACAATAAATGTTTGAGTCTACCTCTTTTTTGGGGTTAATATACTTTGAAATGTACGAAGTTAATTTTCAAATTTATGAGTATCGCCTTGCTTTTGCTAAGGGAATACTCATTAGAATTTCAATGTTGCAGGTCCGTCTAAATCAGGATGGTTAATTAAGCGAATTGATTTTGGCGTACATTTAATGACAATATAGTTAGGGTCCTCAGGCCCAGTTAGGTATTTAAGGAAATTTTCATGCCAAAAGCGATTCCTTAATTCCTGATCATCGTGGATTGTTGCCTGAGCTGTCATATCAATGTACGGCTTCCCATATCCGCCGCTGCCTTCATAACCTAAGAGGATATGTACTTTATCGTTTTTATTGATGTCTTGAACTTTTTCTGTTAGTTTGCTTGAAATCGTATAAAGCGTAAATTCCTCATTACGAAAAATCATATAACGTACAAATGGTTGCTCACCTTTCATCGTCGCTAATGTTCCCACTCGATTTTCACTCAATATTCGTAAAATTTCATCGTTAATTATTTCTTGCTCCAATTTTAACACCCCTCAGTATCTAAAAATAAAGTAAATTTGTTCATTGGTATTCCATTTCTATTTTACACCAACGGCATCAAGAATGGGATTTGCTAAGTGAACTTCGAGGGATATTCATAAAATATAATGACAATAAACGGAACTTATTGTCGGACGTCTAAGAGTTAGGGAATTTATGCTGGAGTTTATGCGGTGTCAGTCATCCGAAAAGTGAATAGAATATAATAAGCTCAGATTATTGGACAGGTGGTTTTAAAGGTGGTGGATAATGATAAATTAGTTGTGGGAGCTTGGATTGATGCTATTGGAACGATCATTTCGGCCATTGCTGAAGTAAGGACATTGGCAGGATTGGATGGAAGTAATAATAAGCTTGTAGCGATTGGCGAAGGTCTGCAAGCGTTCGGAACAATGTTAATTGGGACGGTCTTAGAAGAAGATCCATTGAACTTTGTAGGGAATTGGATCGATGGTGCTGGTGCAGCAGCGAGTTCGTTGGGGGCTTATTTTCAGTACACGGATATAGACAATGGCGTTGATAGTATTCGACTTGCGGTTATTGGTGATTTATTTCAATCACTAGGGGCGGCGATAAGTGCTAAAGCTGATTATTTATCAAAAGATATTGATAACATATTCGCTATCGGCAATGGGCTTCAGTCACTAGGAGCAGGTCTAGAAGCGATTGGTGGCGTTTATGAGTTAAAGGAGCGAGCGGATGAAGGTCAACCACTCACAACGATAGGTGCTATTTTACAAGCAGCTGGCTCGAATTTAAATGCACTTGCTTTAACGAACGATGTTAGGGAAAAGTAGTAGAGGCAAGTTATCTCAATTTACCTCTCTCAAAATTTAATGACTAAAAAATTAATTCACACCTTGTTGAACAATCTCAACCTGAGAAGTAAGGGTCAAAGGTTTATCAATACGATCATCAATACTGATGTTTGTAACAACACGTTGTGTTCCACTGTTTAGTTCATTTTGATGAATGTCTTTAGCTATCTCCATAAGTTGGTCGATATTGCCTTCAATAACAGTGGCTGTTGGAGTAACTTGATAATTAAGTCCCTTACCTTTGATTAATTCGACAGCTTTAGATACATTACTACTAAAACTAGCTGTATTAGAACCGACAGGAATAACGCTTATTTCAAGTAATGACATTTGGCACACTCCCCTAATTTTTAGATGGTCATAAGAAAAGCTAGGTGCTGAAGCTAGATCAGAAAAGCGCAAGAGCCTTGATAGCTTATGGCCTATAAAT harbors:
- a CDS encoding TraB/GumN family protein, which produces MSEENITRIHLNGKEIILIGTAHVSKQSAEQVKEVIEREKPDAVCVELDEQRYKSITDGNKWKEMDIFKVIKEKKATLLLMNLLISSFQKRIAKQFGIKPGQEMIQGIESAKEVGADLVLADRNIQITFARIWHGVGLWGKAKLLLQIIFSIFNNESVSEEELEKLKSKDMLNAMLADFTASFPRLKVPLIDERDQYLAQKIKEAPGQKIVAVLGAAHIPGIKVEINKEQDLAALNQMPPKSNVTSVIAWLIPLLIISIIGYTFYANPSAGLQQTLSWILWNGSFSALGTAIALGHPLAVVTAFVVAPLSSLSPLMAAGWFAGIVQAYFRRPRVEDFENLSEAVYTVKGFWGNKVTRILLVVTLANIGSTLGTVIGGADVIRLFIENL
- a CDS encoding acyl-CoA dehydrogenase, with translation MLFLNPSKFERRLTDEKTNEIFEKTIAFFEKKGLEKIKEDDRESKWYADFIEFLQEEEIFANLLIPTGYGDENSRFDLSRICDFSELTAFYSLAYQYCYQVSILGLSPIWMGNNEEIKKKTGQLLKQGGIFAFGMSEKQHGADLYSNRMKLHSKEDGTYHGTGSKYYIGNANEAALVSVFGRIAETDEFVFFVVDPKHDNYHLEKKIHTSGVRPAYVGEFSIENYPIKDADILSEGRAAWDSSLSTVNIGKFQLGFASAGICQHAFYEALDHASERILYGNKVTDFSHVKDLFTESYARIIAMKLYARRAVDYFRSSSEEDRRYLLFNPIQKMKVTKQGMEVIDMLLDVVAAKGFEQDTYMELAIRDIGMIPRLEGTSHVNMALVIKFMKNYFFDNKVYPDIPTRRDAKDDSNLFRQTTGKLAMVKFPDYRCCYSGVKHANALLFQEQVELYREMLIKAPPTELQQKDINFMLHLGELFTVAVYAQLVLENAKLYQVNDDLVDSMFKFMVRDFAQFALAHLSKFENTPEQVVYLEKMLKRPKLNSILEERIWQHQILPLKNSYRV
- a CDS encoding HAMP domain-containing sensor histidine kinase translates to MSSYYQLVDYYVQNALTTLDTGKLILAVLILVLIYTVSEMMIFLAAVTLGRKFFILYGKGKALGIVLVTIICSYLILTIRFDYTFALATPLVITVIYLVSVYKMNLFEVKLRYQAIILFQLILAIHWLEVNPFLQQYGFGKSETVYSIIDAAYKLQSADTLQLLSIFITTLFTITFFLSLILIHINILRNKELALSKIREEELQKMKISAMESRFNYEMHSLVHDLKTPLTTISGLISLLELQLQKHKIEFKASEYIDRIDGSIKQLNEMISEMLYESARWEISLQELVNYTRANFIDQLSQSVNFTNHNPDAYVYVNRIGLVRALINLIENAVDATKNQDDGEIDFDIRVTKAYAKGKKQEGVLITITDNGEGISEIDKIKIWDVRFSTKGSSGLGLPFVKKVINDHNGWIKIDSNDSKKHQTTKFTLFLPKGSTKNER
- a CDS encoding response regulator; amino-acid sequence: MNAKKILIIDDNEDIRYTLQEICTFADFRPIVASDGKEAIQKFLEHNPDLILVDFHMPVMDGLVTVRTIREMDQKTPIIVLTVDERQQIADKFLDAGASDFALKPIKAPDIISRINVHLKLLELEIDRNNADNETEETGRTERLKAGESIETLSEILDKVIAKGISKQTLFVIAEYVSIQKKPQTIEQVSLKTGISYPTVHRYLNHLVEEKMVNTQIDYGEIGRPKNNYSWNKPSINNMD